ccatactacactttattttttaatccttacATCACTGAGAATGAATTACTAGTCAAGATTGTGAGAGAAAATATCCAAATGGAACTCACAGCAggaaaaaaactgaaggaaaaaaggaaatagaacattttcagagtgatctgtttatttgtttaaacCCTAAACTGTAGGTTAAGACCATAcagaatgtgaaaaaatatatataaattctttaatgaatatttaactACTAAGTGCAGAAGTAATGACTAATCAaaccaattaaaattttagaagaattATCCCTTTTAAATCACAAATCAAAACCTCAAATGCTATTTTGGACTATTACCTGATAAAGAAAATTGCATCCATGAAGTCAGCAAGCTAGATGAAAAAGAGGAGCCCTCTGGAACttttgggggcaggggggagtAAGGATCCTTGAAAATGACAATTACATCTTTCCAGCATGAAAATGTTCTTtgcattacattttttaaacttaattttttaaaaaatattttcttggcatggcatgtaggatcttagttccccaaccagggattgaacctgcaccccttgcattggaagcacagggtcttaaacactggaccaccaaggaagtacctttttgttttgttttgttttagcccTGCTATTCGGCATGTGGAAATCTTAGTTCCtcgatcaggaatcgaacctgtgtccctgcagtggaagcacagagtcttaaccactggaccaccaggaagtcccacatatatgtgaaatcattttctttgatatttaccAACTTTcaatcatataaaaattatagttttcatatgtatatattgaaaTTTTTTGTTCAAAGGTATAGTTGAGACAGGAGGATAGACTATTTAGTAGCTTGTGTCATGATTATTTACTATTCAGTATACAGTAAGTGGACTTCCCTCCACTGGAACTCCTGCTCCAGACTCTGCAACTGTTGGAGGAGGATCTAAAGAGAGAAATGCTACTTGGTGTGACGTCTCTGCCTAAATAATCCTCGTATTCCCATCCCTGTTTTCACAGCTCTAAGAACCAATTCCTTACCCCCGTAGCCTCCCCTGGCACATTTCCAAAGAAACTCTAGTGGGACAGACCTTCCTTCAGATGTGCTTCTGGGTTTAGCACAGCCTACCGCTCCCTGgcgaatggcaccccactccagtactcttgcctggaaaatcccatggacggaggagcctggtaggctgcagtccatggggccgctaagagtcagacatgactaagcgacttcactttcacttttcactttcatgtgttggagaaggaaatggcaacccactccagtgttcttgcctggagaatcccagggacgggggagcctggtgagctgccgtctatgtggtcacacagagtcggacacgactgaagcgacttagcagcaccgcTCCCTGGGGACCTAGCAGGGCTCTTTTCCTAGGGGTTAAGTGGGAACTTGGTTTGAGCAAAACCACACAGTGCAGGGTGCCTTTGATCCCCACCAGATGTTCACCTGGGAGGTTAATAGGCAACCGTTGTTCCCCAACACATGCAGGGTTCAGACTTGGGAACCGGCCACCAACGCAAGTTCACAAACTCATTAACCCTTCTCTTAGAACTGAGCTCTCACTTTCAGTATTTAGCAAGGACCAGGAAAGACTATGAATTTCAACTAGGATCTAATGGCAAACTTTGagataaaacaatagaatgataaAGAAACTTTTATGCTATTGATACAGAATTTTGTGAACAGGCATTCATTACCAAAATAACACACCAgtcctggaaatggcaacccactccagaatcccagggacggaggagcctggtgggctgccatctacggggttgcacagagttggacatgactgaagcaacttagcagcagcagcagcctgtctaAATGGTTATGTCTaagttattttcaaaattcaagaAGATCATTGACGTTAAACTATAGTTATTATTTCAATGGCAAATGAAACTTCATGGCAATTAAAAGAGAAGGCCTCCTCTACTATTTTGAACAAATTTACCATTAAACAGCCAGATTTTGAGGCTGCAGTCCAATGCCCCTGCTGGCCACTTCCAGCCCCTGCCTTCTTACATGCTACCATCTGGTCCTATGAGGCTAATTATCCCTCCTGCAAATAACTTCAGCTCTCCCAACTTCGGTCCGCCCCCAGCCTTCCTAAGCCAGCCAACCTGCTTTCAGGCAAGCATGCTGTCATCTTGCACTGAGGTCCTCCTTCATTCTTAGTGACTCACTCGAAGTTTTTATAACGGTGTAGGTGCCAGCCATTCACAGTTACTCAAAGTGATTTCACCCTCCAGATTTTACTGAGGGTTTATGTTGTGGATTTTAATAGGGCTTTGCAGGAATATCCAGAGCCATCTAAGAAGCTGGTTGCCTACCCACATGGTGGAGACTGTTGGTGTGAGCTCAGGAATAAAAGATGTGACTGTCCTAACCAGCTTCCTCCTCTGGGGCACACTGCCAGCAATAAGTTTTCAAAGTACTCcaatcctctgtgtgtgtgtgtgtgtgtgtgtgtgtgttctgttgtgTGTTCTTTTGCTTtgcctttttaaatataattgagaGCCCTCCCAAGCCTTGAGCAATAAtcagaagggagaagagagagaaggtaaAGAGCTGCCTCTaaatgctgggaaatatttaaTCCTTTGACATTCCCAAGGAGTACTGACACTTGATTAAATGTAAACTGACCTCTCACCCTTCTGGGGATCCCACACTAGTCTTCTTCCCTTCAACCTCTCTACCTACATCTTAAAATCAATGCATAAGGGccctctccctgtctccctgTGGAGAAGAATCATCCTCATTGTGATCATTATGTGTGGGAACAAAAGAACAGGCGGATCAAAGGTTTAGGGTACTCAGTGCGGCCAGGATCACATGACCACCCAGCTCAAAGGCGGCAACTGTCAACTGAAGTGCTGGTCCATAGTTTCTGGCCTTTTATGGAGAAGAGTCCCTGTGGTTACCTAGAAACAGTGCCCTCACGTCATTTACATTGTTTTGCACTGTGCTACTGACAGTCCTTCGGGAGATTCTGTATTTAGCCATTTCAAGTTGTGCCCTTAATGAAagcattcttttcttctcttcctctctgaaACATACAACCCTGCACCTGTCTAGTCCccaaattcattttgattttcctttggaACTTTAGAATCAGTCTACCCAGTTCTCACACCACAAAATCCTTTTGGCATTTTGTTGTTATCGTGTTTAAATGTGTAGAttagtttacattttttaatattaagcctTCTTTAATAATAGTCATAATCACAATccatatatgttttaatttactCAGGTCTTTCTGTTCTGCCCTCAAGTGTATTTCTGTGTTCTACATGTAGCTCTTGCATATTTTTTCATTgagtttattcttaggtattttaccttatgtgtgtgtgctagtcacttaatcgtgtcccaactctttgcaacccccccaggctactctgtccatgggattctccaggcaagaatactggagtgggttgccatttccttctccaggggatcttcccaacccagagatcgaacccaagtctcctgcactgcaggcagattctttaccgtctgagccaccagggaagcccaaggtattTTGCCTTGGCTAGTCATTATTAGTGGCACTTTACATTATCTTAGTTCTGCTGTTGTCTGTATATAATGACCACTGAATAATTTTAATATGGCTGAAGCAGCCGTCTTGCTTtacaaaagggaaaggagagctTTGGAGCCTGTTTTAACAATTGAAATGGGGAAGAGTTTGAATGTGGTGAGTCAGAGGTCACAGGAGGGACAAACTTGGGGTAAGTTCATCAAAGCTCTGAAGTCCATAAGCGTCCGGCAGGAAGTAAGGAGAACTGCTCTTTGAAGTTGTAAGAGAGCCATGGAGCTGGAGGGCAGCTGTGGTCCCCAAGCctccaaaagcagaaacattctcATCTCCTTTCCAGTGGCTGTCATTGAAAGACATCTCATCAATCTCAGTGTTTTGCCAACTGTGTGAAGAATGTACAGAACAGGTAAAAGTTTACAGCCCCTAGTTTTCTAGGGGCTGTTCAAGGAGGGAGAAGTTCAGGAGATATTCAGTATCTGTCAGATTGTTGGATTTACGATTGTTTTAAAGGGTAGGAGGTGAGAAGAACAGGTCAGCCAAAAACCCTTCTATCTGGTGGTGGCTCAAAAGTCTCAGGTTGAGCCCTAtaatatgaatgaataaagtcCACTGATAAGATGTGCAGGAGCAGTGGAAAAACTCAGGAAAATatatctaagggcttccctggtggtccagtggttaagaatccaccttgcaatgcaagggacaccgggtttgatcgctggtctggaaagatcccacatgctgcagagcagctaagcccaggcgccacaactacggagcccttgttctagagcctgggagccaaaaCTGTTGAGCCCActtgcagcaactactgaagcccacactcctgcaccctagagcccctgctctgcaacaagagaagcgacTACAGTAAGAAGCCCTTGAACCACAATGAAAAGTAGCCCCTGCtagacacaactagagaaagcttgtggGCAGCAAGGAAGATCCACCACAGCCCAAAGTAATGAAATAAATCTTAAGGAAAATAATCTAAAGAGGGCAGCCAACTTCAGCATCATGTTGCCATGTAGAAAGGTGTGTCGAATGTTGTCAGATCTAATTTTACACAAGAATTCAAACATCTGGCTTtttatatgaaattaattttcaatGCTGGCAACAAATCCCaattgggaggaagggaggaagagcagAAAAATGCTATAACTACATGCAGGGCAAACAGGAATGATAGGGCTCAGGTTGGCCAGTTTGTGATTTTTCCCTTATGCAGACTTCTTACTTCTTGTCTTCCCCCAGCAATTCGAGATATTTTTAGGAACTTACAACGTCAAGGTTTAGTCAGAACTAGATCAAATGCAATCAAAATTTCCATTGTCCTGCCAGTTCTTTAAATCTAGCCATAcaatttttattgagcacctaatgTGTGCAAAGTCTATTATTAcatcttatttaaaatgtaatatgttAACAATTACATGAAACAGAGATATGACTTCCATTCTGAGATGTGTGCTTACATtttagctgtttttaaaaacacaatcaaacaaaattgttttttaaaaccaaCTTCTATAATTCACTTCTGATTTTGGAAGGTTAATGGGGAAGTTTCAGAATACCAGGCATCACTCTGTTTAAAAGCAATACTTCTAAAAGAATTCAGAGGCAAATCATCTGGAAAATCTTTTCACTGGAGTTAATTTTGAGCTCCCATTGGCTTTGATCCCTATAGGGTTCATCTATGACTGGAGACAGCACCCAAGTTCATTCTAAttcctaaagagaaaaaaagtaatcTTGTCAAGTAGATGAGTAGATGAGAAGACACTGAATATCAGTCTGGCTCAGGTTATCAATTGTAGTATAAACGTGTTAAATAGTGTACTTTGTATCCTGCTTCCCACAGGAGTCACATCATTTTAGTCACTTTTCCCCACTTCCTTTTTTCAGCCTCTCTCTGTACCCATCTTTCTCCCCAGTCTACAGTTTTTGCATATTTAAGGTATGCCTACTTacgtctgtttccactgtttcttctgCTCTTAATCAGGCTCGACTCAATAATTTTTAACTTCTCTGCTGTCTCAGGGACTGTCCATACCCTTTACACTCCCATcccaagccccccacccccactctatCCCCCAGTCCCCTTCTAGAACGGGGACTCTTCCCCcactctcctgcatctcctggccTAGGATGCCCTTAGTTTTCCCTCCCTGGCTGGGCATAgacccccctcccccggcccccaccccTCTTCCCCAGGCTTCCCCAGGCCCGCATCCTCAGCCATTCCAGAAATTGACAAAGAAGTTGCAGAGGGAGTGCCACTTCTCAGCACAGTAGGTGTCCGTGAGCTTCGCGTTCTCGTCCAGCCCATCGGGATCAGGCCCGGTCCCCAGTGGTCGCTCCTCGTCTGGGTCCCAGGCCGCCTTCCTCTTGCCCGCTTTGGGCTTCTGCTCAGAGGGCTTCCTTTTGGGCGGCGCGCTCGGGGGAGGCGGGGCCCCTGTCACGGGGCCGAGCGCGGGCTCTCGGGGCTGCCCCCGGCTCCTGGCCCGGGGCTTGGGGTCCCGGGTTAAGCCCGCCGCCGCCTTGGGGCTGACGATCGGGAGTGCCTGGGGCACCAGGCGCAGCTCCGCGCCACGGCCCTTCTTCCCGGCGCACAGGCGGGCCTTGAGCGGCGCCGGGTCGTGGCAGGGCCGCCGCTTCCTGCGTAGCCCGCTCAGCACCTGCTTCCAGTAGTGCGAGCGGCGGGCGGCGTAGACAGCGCAGCGCCCGGGCTCTCCGCGGTAGGCGCATCGGTGGCGCGCCCCGTCCGGGTCTTGGCAGCGCAGCGCCAGCTCGCTGCCGGCTTCCGGCCCTGGGGCGGGCGGCAGGAGCTGCCAGCTGCACGTGTGCCGCTCGGGGCTGACAAAGCGGCCGGAGGAGCCGCCTGCGGAGCCCGAAGCCGACTCGGCCGCGACGCCGGCCGCCCCCTGCTTTCTCCCGGCGGCCGCGAGGAGGCAGCCgcccagcagcagcagaagtgagaGCGACGCTCGCCGCCTCAGAGGACTCATGGCTTGCGGTTTCTGCGCTCAGGTCGGCTCTCCAGGGGCCACCTGGGCGCTTCAGCGGTAGCGGGGCCAGGAGAGCAGCATCCTTTGGTCCtggggacagaggcagagacGGCTACTGACAGAGTACAGGCATCTGCCAACCCGCCTCCCCAGACTCCCTGGGCGCTGGTTTCCAGGGGGCAGCAGCAGCTTGCGAAAGGCCCTTCTGAAAAGTTTTCCTGAGAAAAAACCAATTACTAGCTAAACAATCTTTTTGAAACTATTTGCGCATTGAGATCATCTCCCCAGTGCAAATACTACAGCAAAGCGACGCCTGGTAATTACCACCTTCACCCATTCCCACCCTCCAGTAATTATATACAAAATCGTTTCAaattattctttggaaaaatgcactTTTCCTGCACTTTGAACTTACCGAATTCTGGGAGAGGTGGCAGGGCCTTATTAAGGTAAAGCGAATTACTGCGTGAAGGATTAGTCTGTTTTAGCCGACTCCCAGTGAAAGAACGTGTTATCAATGGAACAGAAGGGGCCTCCCCCACTACGCCCCCACTACGCCCCTCCCCAACTTCTCTTTCACCGGGAGATTTCCCATCACcgcgccacacacacacacacacacacacacacgtatgatGTAAGTGATGATATATCATGAAATAGAAATCTTTTTTGATTCCAGGGTTTAATCACCCGAATTTTAAcgtcattcttttctttcctcttacatattttttcttacttgaactgttatttattttaattgaattattgttgatttacaatactgtgtaagtttcaggtgtacagcaaagtaactcagttatacatatatagcaATATTCCTTGTAaaaactcttttccattatagtttattacaagagaTTGAATATAGTTCACTGTGATCTACAGTAAACCCTTGTTGTatatctatttcatatacagtAGTGTGCATCGGTTAATCCCATACTTCCAATTTATCCGTCCCTCCAAATCAGTTGTTCTCAgtactcttttaaaaataggcaTTCATAACTGTATTTGcagtaatagaaaaaaatgtttgaatagTGCTTCCTTCATCATTTAATAACAACTTTATTTACCatt
The window above is part of the Bos javanicus breed banteng chromosome 26, ARS-OSU_banteng_1.0, whole genome shotgun sequence genome. Proteins encoded here:
- the FGFBP3 gene encoding fibroblast growth factor-binding protein 3: MSPLRRRASLSLLLLLGGCLLAAAGRKQGAAGVAAESASGSAGGSSGRFVSPERHTCSWQLLPPAPGPEAGSELALRCQDPDGARHRCAYRGEPGRCAVYAARRSHYWKQVLSGLRRKRRPCHDPAPLKARLCAGKKGRGAELRLVPQALPIVSPKAAAGLTRDPKPRARSRGQPREPALGPVTGAPPPPSAPPKRKPSEQKPKAGKRKAAWDPDEERPLGTGPDPDGLDENAKLTDTYCAEKWHSLCNFFVNFWNG